A DNA window from Paenibacillus andongensis contains the following coding sequences:
- a CDS encoding non-ribosomal peptide synthetase: MKKSDTIQKVYPLTPMQEGMLFHSIMDPDSSAYHNLLQAKLCGQLDVSLFEQSFNQLIAENDILRTAFVHQNLQRPRQVVLSKRTIQLHFEQIDHLDESEQQIYIASFISERNAGRYNLAKDIPMHMAVFQTAEQEYQFIWSHHHILMDGWGLGIVINRLFQIYEALKHENTLPQEAVYPFSDYIKWLEKQDKDESLAYWQTYLDGYEQSVHIPKAFAPEDSLYQKQEISFVIDETTTGRIAQLASSYQTTVNTVFQTIWGLLLSKYNHTNDVVFGSVVSGRPSQVRGIEKMVGLFINTIPVRISYQDEQSFGSLLAEAQRNALASEAYHFVPLYEIQSQNGHKQDLFDHILIFENYPVAKELQNNGWEGSLGFAIDDVHVEEQTNYPLNIVVAPGAELGIKLSFNAAVYAAEWMNSIEGHMKQIIAQVVADPQVLPKHIEILTEQEKRQILHSFNDTEIRYPQDQEQTLHALFEQQAIKTPDQTAIVCGDLSMTYRELNERANRLARVLKEKGVGKDQMVAIMTDRSLEMAVGLLAILKVGGAYVPCDPEYPAERIRYLLEDSGAQLLLSKTGLMHKVEGSHCEFLDLQDEVNYASDAANLTAESWPADLAYMIYTSGTTGQPKGVMIEHASIMNTIRWRKEEYGFGTDDRVLLFLSFSFDAFVSSFFAPIVSGSTVVLASDEEAKDPLALKKRISSLQITHFSCVPSLYAAILETMNAEEDSSLKAVTLGGENISPYLLEKTKRIIPGAEIVNEYGPTENSVISTVSRNLMPGEPITIGHPIANSQVYIVDQHHQLQPIGVKGELCVAGAGLARGYWNKEALTSEKFIDNPFLPGTKMYKTGDLAKWLPNGNIEFIDRIDHQVKIRGYRIELGEIEATILRHRSVKEAVVLAANDGGGEKALAVYYTLETDAAAADLKEDLLQELPAYMVPSYFMPMERLPLTPNGKIDRKALPKPEGELKSAAIYEAPANLTEANLLPLWQEILKTEHIGVTDHFFENGGHSLKAMMLISKIHQELKVEVPIKVLFDSPTIRQIAKYIQRADEQVYAAIRSTEQRDYYPVSSAQKRMFVLNRLDPDGTSSNMPGAMLLEGPLDIERFRGAFQALVARHDTLRTSFDTVDGEPVQIVHPQVELRIPVKEANEEDAAGMMNDFIRPFDLSKAPLLRVELIRFAAERHLFLFDLHHIISDGTSMGLIVKEFMLLYQGNHLPELAIQYKDFSVWQHEWFGSEVMKRQMTFWVEMFGGDVPVLEIPTDYPRPPIQSFEGDKVIVHTGKELQEALRRLASESGTTLFMVMLAAYNVLLAKYSGQEDIVVGTPIAGRSHPDLQSIIGMFVGTLALRNRADGKLSFAEFLARVKMNMLHIYENQDYPFEALVEQVDVRRDMSRNPLFDTMFVLQNIELEAMELDGLSISPGIVDNPVAKFDLTIEAREDEEGIELCFVYRTKLFKQETVKCMADHFLNILHTAVANPHQTISNIDMLSEAEKRRLLVELNDTAAQYPEGMTLHALFESQAAIRPDRTAIVYDGERMTYRELNDRANRLARELRSHGVQPDGRVGLLLERSSDMIVGILATLKAGGVYVPLDPDYPQDRLQFMLDDCGARVLLTQSHLTGKVPFDGTVLDIGDPALYSGDGSNLDSVNQPDDMAYIIYTSGTTGKPKGVMIEHRNVVRLMLNDKMKFDFTDRDVWTVFHSFCFDFSVWEMYGALLYGGTCVVVPKAVAQNPKAFAQLLRQEGVTVLNQTPTAFYALIHEVLGRQDNDLQVRYVIFGGEALNPIMLKPWKAMYRQTQLINMYGITETTVHVTYKEITEQDMETSLSNIGRPIPTLTSYILDSEQRLVPIGVIGELYVGGEGVARGYLNREELTAERFIANPYKPEERLYRSGDLARLLRSGEMEYLGRIDHQVKIRGHRIELGEIETQLLKHESIREAVVMALDDEQGQKFLCAYLLLDQDLTVTELRAHASEDLPAYMIPSHFVRLPQMPMTSNGKVDRKALPKPEGGLKTGAEYIAPRNELEEKLVHIWQEVLGSDRIGIRDNFFDLGGDSIKGIQVASRLFNHGLQLEMKDLFRYPSIEELSGLVALVKRQISQETVTGEVGLTPIQQWFFDQRFASQHHWNQSVMLHKSDGFDSLALEKALHDLVQHHDALRMVYSEKDGRIVQLGRGLEGEIYGFEQFDFRAHADTELRIASEANRIQQSFDLSQGPLLKAALFQTAEGDHLLLAAHHLIVDGISWRILFEDLATSYAQALAGEETSFQEKTDSFQYWSQRLTAYAESKELLQEIDYWKQLENMSVGSLYKDFAVETCTLGESATAEMALTREQTEHLLKHVHHAYHTEMNDILLTAVGLAVQEWGQTDRIAVQLEGHGREEMMEDVNISRTVGWFTSMYPIVLDLTDGDLSREIKSVKETLRQVPNKGIGYDILKYLTPEDKRSGLHFKLKPEICFNYLGQFDANLVHDAFGPSPYDMGEPINPNSHRMYPIIMNGMIANGEMSFRISYSPRQYEESTMQCLSAAFNYHLLRIIDHCRNKEESERTASDFSSKGLTTDDVDDIFELLGEKL, translated from the coding sequence ATGAAAAAATCAGACACAATCCAAAAAGTGTATCCACTCACTCCGATGCAGGAAGGGATGCTCTTTCATTCAATCATGGATCCAGACTCGAGCGCCTATCATAACCTGCTGCAAGCAAAACTTTGCGGGCAGCTCGATGTCAGCCTTTTCGAACAAAGCTTTAACCAATTAATCGCAGAAAACGATATTTTACGCACAGCATTTGTACATCAAAATCTTCAGCGCCCAAGACAGGTTGTTTTAAGCAAAAGAACGATCCAGCTTCATTTCGAGCAAATCGATCATTTGGATGAAAGCGAACAGCAGATCTACATCGCATCTTTTATCAGCGAACGGAATGCTGGACGTTATAACCTGGCCAAGGATATACCGATGCACATGGCTGTATTCCAAACGGCTGAACAGGAATATCAGTTCATCTGGAGCCACCATCATATCTTGATGGACGGGTGGGGGCTTGGCATTGTCATCAACCGGCTGTTTCAAATCTATGAAGCTTTGAAGCATGAGAATACGCTGCCTCAAGAAGCGGTATACCCTTTTAGTGATTATATCAAGTGGCTGGAAAAGCAGGATAAAGACGAATCGCTGGCCTATTGGCAAACGTATCTGGACGGCTACGAGCAGTCCGTTCATATCCCTAAAGCATTCGCACCTGAAGACAGTTTGTATCAAAAGCAAGAGATCAGCTTCGTTATTGACGAAACGACGACTGGTCGGATTGCTCAGCTTGCTAGCAGCTACCAGACGACGGTAAACACGGTTTTCCAAACGATTTGGGGTCTTCTCCTAAGTAAATACAACCATACGAATGACGTTGTGTTTGGCTCTGTCGTTTCCGGTCGGCCCTCGCAGGTGAGGGGTATTGAGAAAATGGTCGGACTGTTTATTAACACCATTCCGGTACGCATTTCCTATCAAGATGAGCAATCGTTTGGCAGTCTGCTTGCCGAAGCTCAGCGCAATGCGCTGGCTTCGGAGGCCTATCATTTCGTTCCTTTGTACGAAATTCAAAGCCAGAATGGACACAAACAGGATTTATTCGATCATATCCTCATTTTTGAAAACTATCCGGTTGCCAAAGAACTGCAAAATAACGGTTGGGAAGGGTCGCTGGGCTTCGCAATCGACGATGTGCATGTCGAGGAGCAGACCAATTATCCCTTGAATATCGTTGTGGCACCGGGCGCTGAACTGGGGATCAAGCTAAGCTTCAATGCAGCTGTTTATGCGGCGGAATGGATGAACAGCATCGAAGGGCATATGAAGCAAATCATCGCTCAGGTCGTTGCCGATCCGCAGGTGCTGCCCAAGCATATTGAAATCTTAACGGAGCAAGAGAAACGGCAAATTCTCCACTCTTTCAATGATACGGAAATCCGTTATCCGCAGGACCAAGAGCAAACGCTCCATGCGCTTTTTGAGCAGCAGGCCATCAAAACACCGGATCAAACGGCTATTGTTTGCGGAGATTTGAGCATGACGTACCGCGAGCTTAACGAAAGAGCCAACAGACTCGCTCGGGTATTAAAAGAAAAAGGCGTTGGCAAGGACCAAATGGTTGCCATCATGACGGATCGTTCCTTAGAGATGGCTGTCGGTCTGCTCGCCATTCTGAAGGTGGGCGGAGCCTATGTGCCTTGCGATCCGGAATATCCAGCTGAGCGGATCCGCTATTTGCTTGAAGATAGCGGAGCACAGCTCCTATTGAGTAAAACGGGGTTGATGCACAAGGTTGAGGGAAGCCATTGCGAGTTCCTAGATCTGCAAGACGAAGTGAATTATGCCTCGGATGCTGCAAATCTAACGGCTGAAAGCTGGCCTGCGGACTTAGCTTATATGATCTACACATCAGGAACGACTGGTCAGCCGAAGGGTGTAATGATTGAGCACGCAAGCATCATGAATACGATCCGTTGGAGAAAAGAGGAATATGGTTTCGGCACGGATGATCGTGTATTGCTGTTTTTATCGTTTTCGTTCGATGCCTTTGTCAGCAGCTTTTTCGCGCCGATTGTATCCGGTTCGACGGTTGTCCTAGCGAGTGATGAGGAAGCGAAAGATCCGCTGGCGCTGAAGAAACGAATCTCTTCCTTGCAGATTACCCATTTTAGCTGCGTGCCGAGCTTGTACGCTGCGATTTTGGAAACGATGAACGCGGAGGAAGATTCTTCGCTGAAAGCCGTAACCCTCGGCGGTGAGAACATTTCGCCCTATTTGCTGGAGAAAACGAAGCGAATCATTCCCGGAGCGGAAATCGTCAACGAGTACGGCCCGACGGAAAACAGCGTCATTTCCACCGTAAGCCGAAATCTGATGCCTGGAGAGCCGATAACGATCGGGCATCCGATCGCTAACTCACAGGTGTACATCGTGGATCAACATCACCAGCTGCAGCCTATTGGAGTGAAGGGTGAATTATGCGTAGCTGGAGCAGGGCTGGCCAGAGGGTATTGGAACAAAGAAGCACTCACCTCGGAAAAATTCATCGACAATCCCTTCCTTCCAGGCACGAAAATGTACAAAACCGGCGATTTGGCCAAGTGGCTGCCGAATGGCAATATCGAATTTATCGATCGTATCGATCATCAGGTTAAAATTCGCGGCTATCGCATCGAGCTCGGAGAAATCGAGGCGACGATACTGAGGCATCGTTCTGTTAAAGAGGCTGTCGTGCTCGCCGCCAACGACGGTGGGGGAGAAAAAGCGCTCGCTGTGTATTATACACTCGAAACGGACGCAGCAGCAGCTGATCTTAAAGAAGACCTACTGCAGGAGCTTCCGGCCTATATGGTGCCTTCCTACTTTATGCCGATGGAACGTCTGCCGCTTACGCCAAATGGCAAAATTGACCGAAAAGCGCTGCCGAAACCGGAAGGGGAATTGAAATCCGCTGCCATTTATGAAGCACCGGCTAACCTTACGGAAGCTAATCTGCTGCCGCTATGGCAAGAGATTTTAAAGACAGAGCATATCGGCGTGACTGACCATTTTTTCGAAAATGGCGGCCATTCTTTGAAGGCAATGATGCTCATTTCGAAAATTCATCAGGAACTGAAGGTGGAAGTACCGATCAAGGTACTGTTCGACAGTCCGACGATAAGGCAGATTGCCAAGTATATTCAACGCGCAGACGAACAAGTCTACGCAGCGATCCGCTCTACGGAGCAGCGTGATTATTATCCGGTATCCTCGGCGCAGAAGCGGATGTTCGTGCTGAATCGTCTTGACCCTGATGGAACCAGCTCCAATATGCCAGGGGCCATGCTGCTTGAAGGACCACTCGATATAGAAAGGTTCCGCGGAGCCTTCCAAGCTCTAGTGGCGCGGCACGATACACTGCGAACTTCTTTCGATACGGTGGACGGAGAGCCTGTGCAAATCGTGCATCCGCAGGTTGAGCTGCGAATTCCTGTAAAAGAGGCGAATGAAGAAGATGCTGCGGGAATGATGAACGACTTCATACGCCCGTTTGATTTAAGCAAGGCGCCACTGCTGCGCGTAGAGTTAATTCGGTTTGCTGCAGAACGCCACCTCTTCTTGTTCGATTTACATCATATTATTTCCGACGGTACCTCGATGGGGCTCATCGTCAAGGAATTTATGCTCCTGTATCAAGGGAACCACTTGCCGGAGCTTGCGATTCAGTATAAAGATTTTTCCGTTTGGCAGCACGAATGGTTCGGATCCGAAGTGATGAAACGGCAGATGACCTTCTGGGTCGAGATGTTTGGCGGGGATGTTCCTGTTCTTGAAATCCCAACAGATTATCCGAGACCGCCTATTCAGAGTTTTGAGGGAGATAAGGTTATCGTCCATACCGGCAAAGAACTGCAGGAGGCGCTCAGACGTCTCGCGTCTGAATCGGGCACTACACTGTTTATGGTCATGCTTGCGGCTTACAATGTGCTGCTTGCCAAATATTCCGGACAAGAAGATATCGTCGTCGGGACGCCGATTGCAGGCAGATCCCACCCCGATCTGCAATCGATCATTGGCATGTTCGTGGGTACGCTGGCACTTCGTAATCGAGCAGACGGCAAGCTTTCGTTTGCCGAGTTTCTGGCTAGGGTCAAGATGAACATGCTTCATATTTACGAAAATCAGGATTATCCTTTCGAAGCGCTGGTTGAACAGGTCGATGTGCGCAGAGACATGAGCCGCAATCCGCTGTTCGATACGATGTTTGTCCTGCAAAACATTGAGCTTGAAGCCATGGAGCTGGACGGATTGTCGATATCGCCAGGCATAGTAGACAATCCCGTCGCGAAGTTCGATTTGACGATTGAAGCAAGAGAAGATGAAGAGGGGATCGAGCTTTGCTTCGTCTACCGGACCAAGTTGTTCAAGCAGGAAACCGTGAAGTGTATGGCCGATCATTTTCTGAATATTTTACATACGGCGGTTGCTAACCCGCACCAGACGATTTCTAACATAGATATGCTGAGTGAGGCGGAGAAAAGACGTTTGCTTGTCGAGCTCAACGATACCGCCGCTCAGTACCCGGAAGGAATGACGCTGCACGCACTGTTTGAGTCACAGGCTGCGATTCGACCGGATCGCACGGCGATCGTATATGACGGGGAACGAATGACCTATCGCGAATTAAATGACCGCGCGAACCGGTTGGCCAGAGAGCTGCGCAGTCACGGCGTGCAGCCTGATGGAAGGGTCGGTCTGCTCTTGGAGCGCTCGTCCGATATGATCGTGGGCATACTCGCCACGCTGAAGGCCGGCGGCGTCTACGTGCCGCTTGATCCGGATTACCCTCAGGATCGGCTGCAATTTATGCTGGACGACTGCGGCGCCCGCGTGCTGCTGACCCAGTCTCATCTGACCGGCAAAGTGCCGTTTGATGGTACGGTGCTTGATATAGGTGACCCGGCGCTATACAGCGGAGACGGTTCGAACCTGGACTCCGTGAATCAGCCGGACGATATGGCTTACATTATCTATACGTCCGGTACGACAGGCAAACCGAAAGGCGTCATGATCGAGCACCGAAATGTCGTTCGTCTGATGCTGAACGATAAGATGAAGTTCGATTTTACTGATCGCGACGTGTGGACCGTGTTCCACTCCTTCTGCTTCGATTTCTCCGTTTGGGAAATGTACGGCGCTTTGCTGTACGGCGGCACCTGTGTCGTTGTGCCTAAGGCGGTGGCACAGAATCCGAAGGCGTTCGCACAGCTGCTGCGCCAAGAAGGAGTTACTGTGCTTAACCAGACGCCGACCGCGTTCTACGCGCTGATTCACGAGGTGCTTGGACGACAAGACAACGATTTGCAAGTCCGCTACGTCATCTTCGGCGGCGAGGCGTTGAATCCGATCATGCTGAAGCCATGGAAGGCGATGTACCGGCAGACACAGCTGATTAATATGTACGGCATTACTGAAACGACCGTTCATGTTACTTATAAAGAAATAACGGAACAGGACATGGAGACGAGCTTAAGCAACATTGGCCGGCCGATTCCGACACTGACAAGCTACATCTTGGATAGCGAGCAGCGGTTAGTACCGATCGGTGTCATTGGAGAGCTGTATGTGGGCGGAGAAGGCGTAGCTCGCGGGTATTTGAACCGCGAAGAGTTGACGGCCGAGCGGTTCATTGCGAATCCCTATAAGCCGGAGGAAAGGCTGTACAGGTCGGGTGATCTCGCCAGATTATTGCGCAGCGGAGAAATGGAATATTTGGGCCGAATCGACCATCAGGTCAAAATCCGCGGGCATCGGATCGAGCTGGGCGAAATCGAGACACAGCTCTTGAAGCACGAGTCGATTCGCGAGGCCGTCGTAATGGCGCTGGACGATGAGCAGGGGCAAAAGTTCCTTTGCGCGTACCTGCTGTTGGATCAGGATCTGACCGTGACGGAGCTGCGGGCGCATGCATCCGAGGATCTGCCGGCATACATGATCCCGTCGCATTTTGTAAGACTCCCGCAGATGCCGATGACGTCTAACGGCAAGGTTGACCGGAAGGCGCTACCGAAGCCCGAGGGTGGGCTGAAGACAGGAGCCGAATACATAGCGCCTCGAAACGAGTTGGAAGAAAAGCTGGTACACATCTGGCAGGAAGTGCTGGGATCGGACCGGATCGGTATACGTGACAATTTCTTCGATCTTGGCGGCGATTCGATCAAGGGCATACAAGTAGCCTCGCGTTTGTTTAATCATGGGCTGCAGCTTGAGATGAAAGATCTGTTCCGATACCCTTCGATCGAAGAACTGAGCGGCTTAGTTGCGCTGGTCAAGCGCCAAATCAGTCAGGAGACCGTAACGGGTGAAGTCGGGTTGACACCGATTCAGCAATGGTTTTTCGATCAGCGGTTTGCCAGCCAGCATCACTGGAATCAATCCGTTATGCTGCATAAGTCTGACGGATTCGATTCGCTGGCTTTGGAGAAGGCGCTGCACGATCTTGTCCAGCATCATGATGCGCTTCGTATGGTTTACAGCGAGAAGGACGGGCGGATCGTCCAGTTGGGCCGCGGTCTGGAAGGCGAGATTTATGGATTCGAACAGTTCGACTTCAGGGCTCATGCTGACACAGAACTGCGCATTGCATCGGAAGCCAATCGCATTCAACAAAGCTTCGACCTGAGTCAAGGTCCTTTGCTGAAAGCAGCTCTTTTTCAAACAGCCGAAGGTGATCACTTGCTGCTTGCCGCTCACCATTTGATCGTTGACGGGATCTCCTGGCGCATCCTGTTTGAAGATTTGGCGACAAGCTATGCGCAGGCCCTTGCAGGCGAAGAGACATCTTTTCAGGAAAAAACGGACTCGTTCCAATATTGGTCTCAACGGTTAACGGCCTACGCGGAAAGCAAGGAATTGCTGCAGGAAATTGATTATTGGAAACAGCTAGAAAATATGTCAGTTGGCTCATTGTATAAAGATTTTGCAGTTGAAACCTGTACACTTGGCGAAAGTGCAACGGCAGAAATGGCGCTTACCCGGGAACAGACCGAGCATCTGCTGAAGCATGTCCATCATGCCTACCATACGGAAATGAACGACATTCTTTTAACCGCTGTAGGATTGGCCGTTCAGGAGTGGGGGCAGACCGATCGTATTGCTGTTCAACTCGAAGGCCACGGGCGCGAAGAGATGATGGAAGACGTCAACATTTCCCGGACAGTCGGCTGGTTCACCTCCATGTATCCGATCGTGCTTGATCTGACGGATGGTGATTTATCCAGGGAAATCAAGTCGGTTAAGGAGACTCTCAGACAGGTACCGAACAAGGGAATCGGCTATGACATTCTGAAATATTTGACACCGGAAGACAAACGGTCCGGACTCCATTTTAAACTAAAACCGGAGATCTGCTTCAACTATCTCGGTCAGTTCGATGCGAATCTCGTCCATGACGCGTTCGGTCCGTCCCCGTATGACATGGGAGAACCGATTAATCCGAATTCCCACCGCATGTATCCAATCATCATGAACGGAATGATAGCAAACGGCGAGATGAGCTTCCGAATTTCGTATAGCCCGAGACAGTATGAGGAATCCACCATGCAATGTTTATCTGCTGCGTTCAACTATCATTTGCTCCGCATCATCGATCACTGTAGGAACAAAGAGGAAAGCGAGCGGACTGCGAGCGATTTCAGCTCCAAGGGACTGACGACGGACGACGTCGATGATATCTTCGAATTGCTTGGTGAAAAGCTGTAA